A single region of the Enterobacter cloacae complex sp. R_G8 genome encodes:
- the priA gene encoding primosomal protein N', which yields MPVAHVALPVPLPRTFDYLLPDSMSVKAGCRVTVPFGKQQRVGIVVSVSDKSELPLNELKSVVEVLDSEPVYSTSTWRLLLWAADYYHHPIGDVLFHALPIMLRQGKSASHAPMWYWFATEQGQAVDINSLKRSQKQQQALAALRQGKIWRHQVDELEVSETALQALRKKGLSELASEAPALYDWREQFSVSGDRLRLNTEQATAVGAIHSASDHFSAWLLAGVTGSGKTEVYLSVLENVLAQGKQALVMVPEIGLTPQTIARFRERFNAPVEVLHSGLNDSERLSAWLKAKNGEAAIVIGTRSSLFTPFKNLGVIVIDEEHDSSYKQQEGWRYHARDLAVYRAHSEQIPIILGSATPALETLHNVRQRKYHMLRLTRRAGNARPAIQHVLDLKGQQVQAGLAPALITRMRQHLQAGNQVILFLNRRGFAPALLCHDCGWIAECPRCDHYYTFHQAQRHLRCHHCDSQRPVPRQCPSCGSTHIVPVGLGTEQLEQALEPFFPDVPISRIDRDTTSRKGALEQQLAEVHRGGARILIGTQMLAKGHHFPDVTLVALLDVDGALFSADFRSAERFAQLYTQVAGRAGRAGKQGEVVLQTHHPEHPLLQTLLHKGYDAFAEQALAERQTMQLPPWTSHVIIRAEDHNNQQAPLFLQQLRNLLQASPLVDNQLWILGPVPALAPKRGGRFRWQILLQHPSRIRLQHIVSGTLALINTLPEARKVKWVLDVDPIEG from the coding sequence ATGCCCGTCGCTCACGTTGCCCTGCCCGTTCCGCTTCCCCGCACGTTTGACTATCTGCTGCCCGACAGCATGAGCGTTAAAGCGGGCTGTCGCGTGACCGTGCCCTTTGGCAAACAGCAGCGCGTAGGGATCGTCGTCTCCGTCAGCGACAAGAGCGAATTGCCGCTTAACGAACTGAAATCGGTCGTTGAGGTGCTCGATAGCGAGCCCGTTTACTCCACCAGCACCTGGCGACTGCTGCTGTGGGCGGCGGATTATTATCATCATCCGATTGGCGATGTTCTGTTCCACGCTTTACCGATTATGCTGCGCCAGGGCAAAAGCGCCAGCCACGCACCAATGTGGTACTGGTTTGCGACCGAACAGGGCCAGGCGGTGGACATTAACAGCCTGAAGCGCTCCCAGAAGCAACAGCAGGCGCTGGCCGCCCTGCGTCAGGGGAAAATCTGGCGCCATCAGGTCGATGAGCTGGAAGTCAGCGAAACCGCACTCCAGGCACTACGAAAAAAAGGGCTGAGCGAGCTGGCAAGCGAGGCACCGGCCCTGTATGACTGGCGGGAGCAATTTTCCGTCTCTGGCGATCGCCTGCGCCTGAACACTGAACAGGCCACCGCCGTGGGGGCGATTCACAGCGCCTCCGATCATTTCTCCGCCTGGCTGCTGGCCGGGGTCACCGGATCCGGCAAGACAGAAGTCTATCTCAGTGTGCTGGAAAATGTGCTTGCGCAGGGCAAACAGGCGCTGGTGATGGTGCCGGAAATTGGCCTGACGCCGCAAACCATCGCCCGCTTTCGTGAGCGGTTTAATGCGCCGGTTGAGGTGCTGCACTCTGGCCTGAATGACAGCGAACGCCTCAGCGCCTGGCTGAAAGCGAAAAACGGCGAAGCGGCGATCGTGATTGGCACCCGTTCATCACTGTTTACGCCGTTCAAAAATCTTGGCGTCATTGTCATCGATGAAGAACACGACAGCTCTTATAAGCAGCAGGAAGGCTGGCGCTATCACGCCCGCGATCTGGCCGTCTATCGCGCGCACAGCGAGCAAATCCCCATTATTCTGGGCTCTGCTACCCCGGCGCTCGAAACGCTGCATAACGTTCGTCAGCGTAAATACCATATGCTGCGCCTGACGCGCCGCGCGGGGAATGCGCGTCCGGCCATTCAACACGTGCTGGATCTGAAAGGTCAGCAAGTGCAGGCGGGGCTAGCGCCCGCGCTTATTACCCGCATGCGCCAGCATTTGCAGGCGGGGAACCAGGTTATTCTGTTCCTCAACCGACGTGGCTTTGCCCCCGCACTGCTGTGTCACGACTGCGGCTGGATTGCCGAGTGCCCGCGCTGCGACCACTACTATACCTTCCATCAGGCCCAGCGCCATTTGCGCTGCCACCACTGCGACAGCCAGCGCCCGGTGCCGCGTCAGTGCCCGTCGTGCGGGTCAACGCACATCGTGCCGGTCGGTCTGGGCACTGAACAGCTGGAACAGGCCCTGGAGCCGTTCTTCCCGGATGTGCCCATTTCCCGAATCGACAGGGACACCACCAGCCGTAAAGGGGCGCTGGAACAACAGCTGGCAGAAGTGCATCGCGGTGGCGCGCGCATCCTGATTGGCACCCAGATGCTGGCCAAAGGACACCACTTCCCGGACGTGACGCTGGTTGCCCTGCTGGATGTCGATGGCGCGCTGTTCTCTGCCGACTTCCGCTCAGCCGAGCGTTTTGCCCAGCTTTATACCCAGGTGGCCGGACGCGCGGGACGTGCCGGGAAACAGGGCGAAGTGGTACTGCAAACGCACCATCCTGAGCATCCGTTGCTGCAAACCCTGCTGCACAAAGGCTATGACGCGTTTGCCGAGCAGGCACTGGCTGAACGCCAGACCATGCAGCTTCCCCCGTGGACCAGCCACGTGATCATCCGCGCGGAAGATCATAACAACCAGCAGGCGCCGCTTTTCCTGCAGCAGTTGAGAAACCTTCTGCAGGCCAGCCCGCTGGTCGATAATCAATTGTGGATTTTAGGGCCGGTTCCGGCGCTGGCCCCCAAGCGCGGCGGACGTTTTCGCTGGCAGATTTTGCTGCAACACCCTTCGCGCATCCGTTTACAGCACATCGTCAGCGGCACGCTGGCCTTGATTAACACCCTGCCAGAAGCGCGCAAAGTGAAGTGGGTGCTTGACGTTGATCCCATCGAAGGCTGA
- the rpmE gene encoding 50S ribosomal protein L31: protein MKKDIHPKYEMITANCSCGNSIQIRSTVGHDLNLDVCGKCHPFYTGKQRDVATGGRVDRFNKRFSIPGAK from the coding sequence ATGAAAAAAGATATTCACCCGAAATACGAAATGATTACTGCAAACTGCTCTTGCGGTAACTCTATCCAGATCCGCTCCACCGTGGGTCACGATCTGAACCTGGACGTGTGCGGCAAATGCCACCCGTTCTACACTGGTAAGCAGCGTGACGTTGCAACCGGTGGCCGTGTTGACCGCTTCAACAAGCGTTTCAGCATCCCGGGCGCTAAATAA
- the metJ gene encoding met regulon transcriptional regulator MetJ gives MAEWSGEYISPYAEHGKKSEQVKKITVSIPLKVLKILTDERTRRQVNNLRHATNSELLCEAFLHAFTGQPLPNDDDLRKERSDEIPEEAKVIMRELGIDPETWEY, from the coding sequence ATGGCTGAATGGAGCGGCGAATATATCAGCCCATACGCTGAGCACGGTAAGAAGAGTGAGCAAGTAAAGAAAATTACGGTTTCCATTCCTCTGAAGGTGTTGAAGATCCTCACCGATGAACGTACGCGTCGTCAGGTGAACAACCTGCGCCACGCAACCAACAGCGAACTGCTGTGCGAAGCGTTTCTGCATGCGTTTACCGGCCAACCGTTGCCGAACGATGACGACCTGCGCAAAGAGCGTAGCGACGAAATCCCGGAAGAGGCGAAGGTGATCATGCGTGAACTGGGTATCGACCCGGAGACGTGGGAATACTGA
- the metB gene encoding cystathionine gamma-synthase, with translation MTRKQATIAVRSGLNDDEQYGCVVPPIHLSSTYNFTGFNEPRAHDYSRRGNPTRDVTQRALAELEGGAGAVLTNTGMSAIHLVTTVFLKPGDLLVAPHDCYGGSYRLFDSLAKRGCYRVLFVDQNDEQALKQALAEKPKLVLVESPSNPLLRVVDIAKICQLTRDAGAISVVDNTFLSPALQNPLALGADLVLHSCTKYLNGHSDVVAGVVIAKDPDVVTELAWWANNIGVTAGAFDSYLLLRGIRTLSPRMEVAQRNAQAIVDFLKTQPLVKKLYHPSLPENQGHEIAARQQKGFGAMLSFELDGDEQTLRRFLSGLSLFTLAESLGGVESLISHAATMTHAGMAPEARAAAGISETLLRISTGIEDSEDLIADLENGFRVAAKG, from the coding sequence ATGACGCGTAAACAGGCCACCATCGCAGTGCGTAGCGGATTGAATGATGACGAGCAGTACGGCTGTGTTGTCCCGCCGATTCATCTTTCCAGTACCTACAATTTCACCGGATTTAATGAACCCCGTGCGCATGACTACTCGCGTCGTGGCAACCCTACGCGCGACGTGACCCAGCGCGCGCTGGCGGAACTGGAAGGTGGCGCAGGGGCAGTATTAACCAATACCGGCATGTCTGCCATTCATCTGGTGACCACCGTGTTCCTGAAACCGGGCGATCTGCTGGTTGCGCCGCACGACTGTTACGGCGGCAGCTATCGTCTGTTTGATAGTCTGGCAAAACGCGGTTGTTACCGGGTGTTGTTTGTCGATCAAAATGACGAACAGGCGCTGAAACAGGCGCTGGCAGAGAAGCCGAAGCTGGTGCTGGTGGAAAGTCCAAGCAATCCATTGTTGCGCGTTGTCGATATTGCGAAAATTTGTCAGCTCACAAGGGATGCGGGAGCGATAAGTGTAGTGGATAATACGTTCCTCAGTCCGGCCCTTCAGAACCCACTGGCGCTGGGTGCAGATCTGGTATTGCATTCATGCACTAAATATCTGAACGGTCATTCTGATGTGGTCGCGGGTGTGGTGATTGCAAAAGATCCCGACGTTGTCACCGAACTGGCATGGTGGGCCAATAACATTGGCGTCACTGCCGGGGCCTTCGACAGCTATCTGCTGTTACGCGGGATTCGCACGCTGTCGCCGCGTATGGAGGTGGCACAGCGCAATGCCCAGGCGATTGTCGATTTCCTGAAAACGCAGCCGCTGGTGAAGAAGCTTTATCACCCGTCGCTGCCTGAAAACCAGGGGCACGAGATTGCCGCGCGTCAGCAGAAAGGGTTTGGCGCGATGTTAAGTTTTGAACTGGACGGTGACGAGCAAACGCTGCGTCGCTTCCTGAGCGGGCTGTCATTGTTTACGCTGGCGGAATCGTTGGGTGGGGTTGAAAGTTTAATCTCCCACGCCGCGACCATGACGCACGCAGGTATGGCACCAGAGGCACGTGCCGCCGCCGGTATTTCTGAGACGCTGCTGCGGATCTCAACCGGTATTGAAGATTCTGAAGATTTAATTGCCGATCTGGAAAATGGCTTCCGGGTCGCAGCCAAGGGGTAA
- a CDS encoding bifunctional aspartate kinase/homoserine dehydrogenase II has translation MSVIAQAGAKGRQLHKFGGSSLADVKCYLRVAGIMTEYSQPGDMMVVSAAGSTTNQLISWLKLSQTDRLSAHQVQQSLRRYQSELIAGLLPADVADGLISAFTHDLERLAALLDSGITDAVYAEVVGHGEVWSARLMAAVLQHLGVDAAWLDARDFLRAERAAQPQVDEGLSYPLLQQLLVQHPGKRIVVTGFISRSNAGETVLLGRNGSDYSATQIGALAGVSRVTIWSDVAGVYSADPRKVKDACLLPLLRLDEASELARLAAPVLHARTLQPVSGSDIDLQLRCSYTPDQGSTRIERVLASGTGARIVTSHDDICLIEFQVPAGQDFKLAHKDIDTILKRAQVRPLAVGVHNDRQLLQFCYTAEVADSALKILDEAGLPGELRLRQGLALVAMVGAGVTRNPLHCHRFWQQLKGQPVEFTWQSEEGISLVAVLRKGPTESLIQGLHTSLFRAEKRIGLVLFGKGNIGSRWLELFAREQVTLSARTGFEFILAGVVDSRRSLLNYEGLDASRALAFFNDEAVEQDEESLFLWMRAHPYDDLVVLDVTASEQLADQYLDFASHGFHVISANKLAGASSTDKYRQIHDAFEKTGRHWLYNATVGAGLPVNHTVRDLIESGDSILALSGIFSGTLSWLFLQFDGTVPFTDLVDQAWQQGLTEPDPRVDLSGKDVMRKLVILAREAGYDIEPGSVRVESLVPAGCEEGSIDHFFENGDELNEQMLQRLEAANEMGLVLRYVARFEANGKARVGVEAVRPEHPLAALLPCDNVFAIESRWYRDNPLVIRGPGAGRDVTAGAIQSDINRLAKLL, from the coding sequence ATGAGTGTGATAGCGCAGGCAGGGGCGAAGGGTCGTCAACTGCACAAGTTTGGTGGTAGTAGTCTTGCTGATGTGAAGTGTTACCTGCGCGTTGCAGGGATCATGACAGAGTATTCACAGCCGGGTGACATGATGGTTGTCTCTGCGGCGGGCAGCACCACCAACCAGCTGATTAGCTGGCTGAAATTGAGCCAGACCGATCGCCTCTCTGCGCATCAGGTGCAACAGTCCTTACGCCGTTACCAGAGCGAGCTGATTGCCGGTTTGCTGCCCGCAGACGTGGCGGATGGGCTGATTAGCGCTTTTACGCATGACCTTGAGCGTCTGGCCGCCCTGCTGGACAGCGGTATTACCGATGCGGTGTACGCCGAAGTGGTGGGCCACGGTGAAGTGTGGTCTGCGCGTCTGATGGCCGCCGTGCTGCAACATCTGGGCGTTGACGCTGCCTGGCTCGACGCGCGTGATTTCCTGCGTGCCGAACGCGCCGCACAGCCACAGGTGGATGAAGGTCTATCCTACCCGCTGCTGCAACAATTGCTGGTACAGCATCCGGGTAAACGCATTGTGGTGACCGGCTTTATCAGCCGCAGCAATGCCGGGGAAACCGTGCTGTTGGGGCGTAATGGCTCTGACTACTCGGCGACGCAAATCGGTGCCCTTGCGGGCGTGTCCCGCGTCACTATCTGGAGTGACGTCGCCGGTGTTTACAGCGCTGATCCACGCAAGGTGAAAGACGCCTGCCTGCTGCCGCTGCTGCGCCTGGATGAAGCCAGCGAGCTGGCACGTCTGGCCGCGCCGGTTCTTCACGCGCGTACGCTGCAGCCGGTTTCCGGTAGCGATATCGATCTGCAGCTTCGCTGCAGTTACACCCCGGATCAGGGCTCCACGCGCATCGAACGCGTGCTGGCATCCGGTACGGGGGCGCGTATTGTCACCAGCCACGACGACATCTGCCTGATTGAGTTCCAGGTCCCGGCGGGCCAGGACTTCAAACTGGCGCATAAAGATATCGACACGATCCTCAAACGTGCTCAGGTGCGTCCGCTGGCGGTTGGCGTACATAACGACCGTCAACTGCTGCAGTTCTGCTACACCGCCGAAGTGGCGGACAGCGCGCTGAAAATTCTGGATGAAGCGGGCCTGCCGGGCGAGCTTCGTCTGCGTCAGGGGCTGGCGCTGGTGGCGATGGTGGGCGCGGGCGTCACCCGTAACCCGCTGCACTGCCACCGTTTCTGGCAACAGCTGAAAGGGCAGCCGGTTGAATTTACCTGGCAGTCGGAAGAGGGCATCAGCCTCGTTGCCGTCCTGCGTAAAGGGCCAACTGAGAGCCTGATTCAGGGTCTGCATACCTCTCTGTTCCGTGCGGAAAAACGCATCGGCCTGGTGCTGTTCGGTAAAGGCAACATCGGTTCTCGCTGGCTGGAGCTGTTCGCGCGCGAGCAGGTCACGCTCTCAGCACGTACCGGCTTTGAGTTTATCCTCGCGGGTGTGGTGGACAGCCGCCGCAGTCTGCTTAACTACGAAGGGCTGGATGCCAGCCGCGCGCTTGCCTTCTTTAACGATGAAGCGGTTGAACAGGACGAAGAGTCGCTGTTCCTGTGGATGCGCGCGCACCCGTATGACGATCTGGTGGTGCTGGACGTTACTGCCAGCGAACAGCTTGCCGATCAGTATCTTGATTTCGCCAGCCACGGTTTCCACGTTATCAGTGCGAACAAACTGGCGGGGGCAAGCAGCACCGACAAATACCGTCAGATCCACGACGCGTTCGAAAAAACCGGTCGTCACTGGCTCTATAATGCCACCGTAGGTGCGGGTCTGCCGGTTAACCATACCGTGCGCGATCTGATTGAAAGCGGCGACAGCATCCTGGCGCTGAGCGGTATTTTCTCCGGTACGCTCTCCTGGCTTTTCCTGCAGTTTGATGGCACCGTGCCGTTCACTGACCTGGTGGATCAGGCGTGGCAGCAGGGGTTAACCGAACCCGATCCCCGCGTCGACCTCTCCGGTAAAGACGTGATGCGTAAGCTGGTGATCCTGGCGCGTGAAGCCGGTTATGACATTGAACCTGGTTCTGTTCGCGTCGAGTCGCTGGTGCCGGCGGGCTGTGAGGAAGGATCTATTGACCACTTCTTTGAAAACGGTGATGAGCTGAACGAGCAGATGCTGCAACGTCTGGAAGCGGCAAACGAGATGGGGCTGGTGCTGCGCTATGTGGCGCGTTTCGAGGCCAACGGTAAAGCGCGTGTGGGGGTTGAGGCGGTGCGTCCTGAACATCCGCTGGCGGCGCTGCTGCCGTGCGATAACGTCTTTGCAATCGAAAGCCGCTGGTACCGCGATAACCCACTGGTGATCCGTGGCCCGGGTGCAGGGCGCGATGTCACCGCCGGGGCGATCCAGTCGGACATCAATCGTCTCGCTAAATTACTGTAA
- the metF gene encoding methylenetetrahydrofolate reductase, whose protein sequence is MSFFHANQREALNQSLAEVNGQINVSFEFFPPRTSEMEQTLWSSIDRLSSLKPKFVSVTYGANSGERDRTHSIIKGIKDRTGLEAAPHLTCIDATRDELRAIAQDYWNNGIRHIVALRGDLPPGSGKPEMYAADLVALLKEVADFDISVAAYPEVHPEAKSAQADLLNLKRKVDAGANRAITQFFFDVESYLRFRDRCVSAGIDVEIIPGILPVSNFKQAKKFADMTNVRIPLWMSKMYEGLDDDPETRKLVGANIAMDMVKILSREGVKDFHFYTLNRAEMSYAICHTLGVRPA, encoded by the coding sequence ATGAGCTTTTTTCACGCCAACCAGCGGGAAGCCCTGAATCAGAGCCTGGCCGAAGTAAACGGCCAGATTAACGTCTCTTTTGAATTTTTCCCGCCGCGCACCAGTGAAATGGAGCAAACCCTCTGGAGCTCTATCGATCGCCTGAGCAGCCTTAAACCGAAGTTTGTCTCCGTGACCTACGGTGCGAACTCCGGCGAGCGTGACCGTACGCACAGCATTATCAAGGGCATCAAGGATCGTACCGGTCTGGAAGCGGCTCCTCACCTGACCTGTATCGACGCCACCCGTGACGAGCTGCGTGCTATCGCCCAGGATTACTGGAATAACGGGATTCGTCATATCGTCGCCCTGCGCGGCGACCTGCCGCCGGGTAGCGGTAAGCCAGAAATGTATGCGGCGGATCTGGTCGCGCTGCTGAAAGAGGTTGCCGATTTTGATATCTCCGTCGCAGCGTACCCGGAAGTGCATCCGGAAGCGAAAAGCGCTCAGGCCGACCTCCTTAACCTGAAGCGTAAAGTGGATGCCGGTGCGAACCGGGCCATTACTCAGTTCTTCTTTGATGTGGAAAGCTACCTGCGCTTCCGTGACCGCTGCGTTTCTGCGGGTATCGACGTGGAAATCATCCCGGGTATTCTGCCGGTCTCTAACTTCAAACAGGCGAAGAAATTTGCCGATATGACCAACGTACGCATTCCACTGTGGATGTCCAAAATGTACGAAGGGCTGGATGATGATCCGGAAACGCGCAAGCTGGTGGGTGCCAACATCGCAATGGATATGGTGAAAATTTTAAGCCGTGAAGGGGTAAAAGATTTCCACTTCTACACGCTGAACCGCGCGGAGATGAGCTACGCCATTTGTCATACGCTCGGCGTTCGTCCGGCGTAG
- the katG gene encoding catalase/peroxidase HPI has translation MSTSDESNKAASVGKCPFHQGGVDHSAGAGTGSRDWWPKQLRIDLLNQHSNRSNPLGEDFDYRKEFSKLDYSALKGDLKALLTDSQPWWPADWGSYAGLFIRMAWHGAGTYRSVDGRGGAGRGQQRFAPLNSWPDNVSLDKARRLLWPIKQKYGQKISWADLFILAGNVALENSGFRTFGFGAGREDVWEPDLDVNWGDEKAWLTHRDPEALAKRPLAATEMGLIYVNPEGPNASGEPLSAAAAIRATFGNMGMNDEETVALIAGGHTLGKTHGAGEATHVGTDPEASPIEAQGLGWASTHGTGVGADAITSGLEVIWSQTPTQWSNYFFENLFKYEWVQTRSPAGAIQFEAVDAPEIMPDPFDPSKKRKPTMLVTDLTLRFDPEFEKISRRFLNDPQAFNEAFARAWFKLTHRDMGPKSRYLGPEVPKEDLIWQDPLPEAVFNPTKEDIESLKAEIAASGLSVSELISVAWASASTFRGGDKRGGANGARLALAPQRNWDVNAAAVRALPALEAIQRTTNKASLADIIVLAGVVGVEQAAKAAGVYVTVPFTPGRVDARQDQTDIEMFNLLEPIADGFRNYRAQVDVSTTESLLIDKAQQLTLTAPELTVLIGGLRVLGANFDGGKNGVFTNREGVLSNDFFVNLLDMNTQWKATDESNELFAGSDRTSGEVKYTATRADLVFGSNAVLRALAEVYASSDAHEKFVRDFVAAWAKVMDLDRFDVK, from the coding sequence ATGAGCACGTCAGACGAGAGCAATAAAGCGGCATCAGTCGGCAAATGCCCGTTCCATCAGGGCGGCGTCGATCACAGCGCGGGGGCAGGTACAGGCAGCCGTGACTGGTGGCCAAAACAACTCCGCATCGATCTTCTTAACCAACACTCCAATCGTTCGAACCCTCTGGGTGAAGACTTCGACTACCGCAAAGAATTTAGCAAGCTGGATTACTCTGCCCTTAAGGGCGATCTCAAAGCACTCTTAACCGACTCTCAACCGTGGTGGCCTGCCGACTGGGGCAGCTATGCGGGCCTGTTTATTCGCATGGCCTGGCACGGTGCGGGTACCTATCGCTCGGTGGACGGGCGTGGTGGTGCCGGACGCGGTCAACAGCGCTTTGCGCCGCTGAACTCCTGGCCAGATAACGTCAGTCTGGATAAAGCTCGCCGTCTGCTGTGGCCGATCAAGCAAAAATATGGTCAAAAAATCTCCTGGGCCGACCTGTTCATTCTTGCGGGCAACGTGGCGCTGGAAAACTCCGGCTTCCGCACCTTTGGTTTTGGTGCCGGGCGTGAAGATGTCTGGGAACCGGATCTCGACGTCAACTGGGGTGATGAAAAAGCCTGGCTGACCCATCGTGACCCGGAAGCGCTGGCGAAACGTCCGCTGGCGGCCACTGAAATGGGGCTGATCTACGTTAACCCGGAAGGGCCAAACGCCAGCGGTGAACCGCTGTCAGCGGCGGCAGCCATCCGCGCAACCTTCGGCAACATGGGGATGAACGACGAAGAGACCGTGGCGCTGATCGCTGGTGGTCATACGCTCGGCAAGACCCACGGCGCGGGTGAAGCAACACACGTTGGCACAGACCCGGAAGCGTCTCCGATTGAAGCGCAGGGCCTGGGCTGGGCCAGCACGCATGGTACCGGTGTAGGTGCAGATGCCATTACTTCCGGTCTGGAAGTCATCTGGTCACAAACCCCAACCCAGTGGAGCAACTACTTCTTCGAGAACCTGTTCAAATATGAATGGGTGCAAACCCGCAGCCCGGCCGGTGCGATTCAGTTTGAAGCCGTGGACGCGCCTGAGATCATGCCAGACCCGTTCGACCCGTCGAAAAAACGCAAACCCACCATGCTGGTTACCGACCTGACGCTGCGTTTTGACCCGGAATTCGAAAAAATTTCCCGTCGCTTCCTGAACGATCCGCAGGCCTTCAACGAAGCCTTTGCGCGCGCGTGGTTCAAACTGACTCACCGCGATATGGGGCCGAAATCGCGTTATCTTGGCCCGGAAGTGCCGAAAGAAGATCTGATCTGGCAGGATCCGCTGCCGGAGGCAGTATTCAATCCGACCAAAGAGGACATTGAGAGCCTGAAAGCGGAAATTGCAGCATCCGGGCTCTCCGTGAGCGAACTGATTTCCGTGGCATGGGCGTCGGCCTCAACCTTCCGCGGCGGCGACAAGCGTGGCGGTGCCAACGGTGCGCGTCTGGCACTTGCGCCTCAGCGCAACTGGGATGTTAATGCCGCAGCCGTACGTGCATTGCCTGCTCTGGAAGCTATTCAGCGCACCACCAATAAAGCCTCACTGGCCGATATCATCGTGCTGGCGGGTGTGGTTGGTGTTGAGCAGGCGGCGAAAGCGGCAGGCGTTTACGTCACCGTACCGTTCACGCCGGGTCGTGTGGATGCGCGTCAGGATCAGACGGATATCGAGATGTTTAATCTGCTCGAACCGATTGCCGACGGTTTCCGCAACTACCGTGCGCAGGTGGATGTCTCCACCACCGAATCGCTGCTGATTGATAAAGCCCAGCAGCTGACGCTGACCGCGCCAGAACTGACGGTGCTGATTGGCGGCCTGCGCGTACTGGGTGCAAATTTCGATGGCGGTAAGAACGGTGTGTTCACCAATCGCGAAGGCGTGCTGAGCAACGATTTCTTCGTCAATCTGCTGGATATGAACACTCAGTGGAAGGCGACCGATGAATCGAACGAGCTGTTTGCCGGAAGCGATCGCACCAGCGGTGAAGTGAAATACACTGCCACCCGCGCTGACCTGGTCTTCGGCTCTAACGCCGTTCTCCGCGCGCTGGCAGAGGTTTACGCCAGCAGTGATGCTCACGAGAAGTTTGTCCGCGACTTCGTAGCGGCGTGGGCGAAGGTGATGGATCTGGACCGTTTTGACGTGAAATAA
- a CDS encoding glycerol dehydrogenase, which yields MDRIIQSPGKYIQGADVLTRLGDYLKPLATRWLVVGDKFVLGFAEETLRQSFKNAELDAEIAPFGGECSQNEIDRLKKLADSADCMAVLGIGGGKTLDTAKALAHVMDVPVAIAPTIASTDAPCSALSVIYTDSGEFERYLMLPHNPNMVIVDTKVVAGAPPRLLAAGIGDALATWFEARACSRSGATTMAGGKCTQAALALAELCYNTLIEEGEKAMLAAEQHVVTPALERIIEANTYLSGVGFESGGLAAAHAIHNGMTAVPDAHHFYHGEKVAFGTLTQLVLENAPVEEIETVAALCHSVGLPITLAQLNIKEDIPAKMRLIAEASCAEGETIHNMPGGVSPDQVYAALLVADQYGQRFLQEWE from the coding sequence ATGGACCGTATCATTCAATCGCCGGGGAAATATATCCAGGGCGCTGATGTTCTCACCCGTCTCGGCGACTATCTGAAACCTCTGGCTACACGCTGGCTGGTTGTTGGCGATAAATTTGTGCTGGGTTTTGCCGAAGAGACCCTGCGCCAGAGTTTTAAAAATGCAGAGCTAGATGCCGAAATCGCGCCGTTTGGCGGCGAATGCTCGCAGAATGAGATCGATCGTCTGAAAAAACTGGCCGACAGTGCGGACTGCATGGCGGTGCTGGGTATTGGCGGCGGTAAAACGCTGGATACCGCCAAAGCGCTGGCACATGTTATGGACGTGCCGGTCGCTATCGCCCCGACTATCGCCTCCACCGATGCCCCGTGCAGCGCCCTTTCTGTGATTTACACCGACAGCGGCGAATTCGAACGCTATCTGATGCTGCCGCATAACCCCAATATGGTGATTGTCGACACCAAAGTGGTGGCTGGTGCGCCGCCGCGTCTGCTGGCCGCCGGGATTGGCGATGCCCTTGCCACCTGGTTTGAAGCGCGTGCCTGTTCCCGCAGTGGCGCGACCACCATGGCGGGCGGCAAGTGTACGCAGGCCGCGTTAGCGCTCGCCGAGCTGTGCTACAACACGCTGATTGAAGAGGGAGAAAAAGCGATGCTGGCCGCCGAGCAGCACGTAGTAACCCCGGCGCTGGAGCGCATTATCGAAGCTAATACCTATCTGAGCGGCGTAGGGTTTGAAAGCGGCGGGCTGGCGGCAGCGCATGCCATTCACAACGGGATGACGGCAGTGCCGGATGCGCATCACTTCTATCACGGTGAAAAAGTGGCGTTTGGTACGCTGACGCAACTGGTGCTGGAAAACGCACCGGTTGAGGAGATCGAAACCGTCGCGGCGCTTTGCCACAGCGTTGGATTGCCGATCACGCTGGCGCAGCTGAACATCAAAGAAGACATTCCGGCCAAAATGCGCCTGATTGCCGAAGCGTCTTGCGCTGAGGGAGAGACTATCCACAACATGCCGGGTGGCGTGTCGCCGGATCAGGTTTATGCGGCGCTGCTGGTCGCCGACCAGTATGGGCAGCGTTTCCTGCAGGAGTGGGAGTAA